AGCTGATTTCACTGTAAAAAAGTGGTAGCAATAACTTAAATTTATCCGCTAGACCATTTTCATAGATTCACACACCCGCTTTTTAAACTTCGGACATTTCTTCATCAAAAGTGCGGGGATCTTTTTTCTTTTTGGTAAAAAAGGCGATCATCAAGAGATTGCTGATTAGGAATAACCCGATAAACAGGCCGGTTTCAACTAACAGTGAGCCTCCGATGGAGATGCCTTCGCGTAATGCGCGAATGGAATAAGTCATTGGTAAAAACGGATTTATAACCCGATAAAATGTGCCACTTAATTCGATTGGATACGTTCCACCAGAACTTGCCAATTGAATGATCATAAAGATAAGCATTAAAAATGAACCAAGTTTTCCTAATAATAAATTGAACAACGTGACGATCGACATAAAGGTCAGGGAAACGAGGATGCTAAACAAAATCACTTTGACTGGCTGTAAGACAGTCATACCTAAAAAGACGGTCAAGACGAAATACACCATTAAAGCTTGAAAAATTCCGACAGCGCCTAAAATCGAGGCTTTACTTGCCCACCATGCGATACCACTTGTCGGTTTTTTCTTTGGTGTAAAAGTATCAAACAGCAAGTTAAATGTAATGGTTCCAATGAATAAGGCGACAGACATCATGTAAGGCGCCATTGCCGTCCCATTATTTGCTACTGAGTCAAAATCTTGGTGAATAGTGCTTACAGGCTTGGCCATGGCATCAGCTGAAACTTTCTTCGTGTTGATTTCTTTTATTTTATCAGCACCACTAGCCAATTGATTGCTCACTTCCTTTAGCCCACTTCCGACTTTTCCTAAAGATTGCTGTACTTGTTTTTCACCTGTAGCAAGTTGGAAACTGCCTGTTGAAATTTGTTGCGCGCCACTGTCTAATTTTTGCGCACCTGAAATTATGCTGCCGCCATTTGCTGCTAGTTGTCCAGTTCCATTCACTAATTGTAAGGAGCCATTTTGTAAAGCAGACACGCCACTACGCAAAGTAGGCAGTTTTTGCTGTACTTGATTTAAGCCAGCTGTTAGTTGATTTGAACCATGGGTAAGCGTGGCTGATTGGTGCTGCAAGCGCTCAGTTCCACTAGCCAATTGTTGTGCGCCTTGGGCTAATTGATTGACCCCGCCACTTAGAACAGGAACTTTTTGTTGTAAATTAGCGAGCCCGTTTGTTAGATTTCCAGCACCCTGATTAATTGTTTGTCCTTGTGCTGCTAATTTTGTGGCACCTTGTGTGAGCTGTTCACTGCCAGTTGCTAACTGCTGAATACTTTTCGTGAGAGTTGGCATATTTTTATTTAATGCTGTTGTACCTTGGTCAATTGCTTGGATGCCTGGAACAACTTGATTGGCAATATCGTAAAGTCCCTGCACAGATTTATTAATTCCGTTACTAGCAGTAGCGCTGACTTGGGTCAATTGATTTGCACCGGTTTTCAAGTCAGCTATTTGCGTAACAGGAATTTGTTGGACGGCGGCAAGGCCACTTGTTAGTTTTTCTAAAGCTTGTTTTTGAGCTGTTAGTGAAGCAAAAAGTGGTGTCGTATCGATTGAAAGCTGATTTGCGGCCTGCAAAGTTTGGCTATCTTGTTGTTGCATCGTTGTTAAGACCAAGTCCTTTTGTTCTTGGGATAAAGTCACACCTTTTGTGGCTAAGGCAGCAACGATGGCATTTGCATTGGTTGCTAAATCTGTTTGGTAGTTGGCGCTAAGATTCTGTTTTGTCGTTTCGATTTGCTGATTAATTCCAGCAACATTTTCTGATACGCTATTTAACTGATTAGAGAGTTCTGTTACAAGATTCGTGACCTGTGCAATATTTTCTAGACCACTTAAATCAGTTGTGGCCAATGTTTGAGCAACTTGCGCAAGATAGCTTTTCACGCTATCGGTATAATTTAAAAGCTGATTTTTTTCTGCCACTGACATTTGCACAGCACTTAAGCTAGTTGATATTTTTTTAGTTCCTTCGTTTAAAGCTTTTACTTGTTGAGGCAGTTGTTTCGTTTTTGAAGCTAAACTCTGCAGTCCCGCTGAAATTTGCTGTGTGCCGTCGCTGACGGATTGTACGCCATTTGTGTATTGACCTAATCCGTTTTGCAACGTTTGCGATCCAGCGCCTAATTGCCCCACACCTGTCGTTAAACTGGGAATATTTGTAGCAAATTGATTGATTCCGCGGGTTAGCTTTTTAGATCCCTTTGTAACAGTGCCGACACCATTTGTATATTGTAAAACGCCGGTGGCAAGTTTTTTAGAACCATCGGTCAGTTGACTGATCCCACCGGTTAGTTCCGGCACTTTACCCGCTAAAGTCGTAATGCCGAGATTAATTTTTTTAGCGCCGGTATCAACTTTTTTAGCGCCGGTGACATATTGTTGCAGACTTTTATTTAATGTGTGGCTTCCATCAGAAAATTTTAGTGAACTAGCAGCTAGTTTTGTTAAATTATCTGAAAGTGTCTGGCTGGCAGTATTTAACTTGTCGGTTCCTGCTGCTAATTTTTTGCCGCCTGCTGCTGCGCTTTGCATACCAGTTCCGGCTTTGCCAAATTGTGAAAGCAATGTTTCGCTATACATTTGGGTTACTTGACTGGATACTTGATTTTTTATTTGGGTCATCGCGGAATCTGACATTTTAGCCCCAGTCAAATTAGTACCCTGAGAGGTTTGATACGTAATTTCCATATCCTTTGGCTGCTTAGTTAAGATTGTCGTTGCATTTTTGGAAAAGTTTGCCGGAATCGTCACGATCATATAATATTTTCCTTTTTCAATTCCCTTTTGTCCCTGTTCTTTGGAGACAAAATGAAAGTCTAATGCGTGCGTTTGTTTTAATTTAGTGGTTAAATTTTTACCAATGGCGAGTTGTTTGCCTTGATAGACAATTGGTTGATCTTGATTAACCACCGCAACGGGCAAATGATCAAGATTTCCGTAAGGATTCCACAGTCCACCTAAAAAGATGAGGTTGTATAATGCTGGGATCAAGCCAATTATCCCCAAGACGATTAAAAGAAATTTATTTTTGAATAACGCGCGCCATTCTTGTTTTATCATAATTTTGCCTTCTTCCCGATTTAATTCTGCTCATAACAAAAGCAAAACAACAACGTGTTGATTTGTGAACTTGGAAATTATATAATCGAGTAGAAAGATAGTCAACCAACAGATTTTTAGCTTTTGTCGATTTGAGAGGAAGAATACGATGGCAGAACAAAATTTAAAAAAAAAGCAAACAAAGAAAAAAATTTATCAAGCATTGATTAAATTGTCTAAAACAAAATTTATTCGAGATGTGACGGTTTCAGAGTTGTGTCGCACAGCTGCAATCAATCGCTCAACTTTTTATTTACATTATCAAGATATTGATGATCTGATTTTGGAGTTAGGAGAAGGCAATATTCACTTTTTCGTCGAAAGTGTCAAAGATAAGAAACTTTCTCCAAGTACAATCGATTTATCTGGTAATCAAACTGTTTTTATCGATTATAAAGATCTCGTCGAAACAATCAAACATGCCGAAAATGAAAAAGAAGTTGTGATGATGCTCTTAGGCAAACATGGCGATCCGCATTTTGCTACCGAGTTAAAAAATGCCATTCGTGATCTGCTGTCGTATTTTCTGCAAGATTATTACCCGCAGCTAAAAAGTAAGTTTCCCAATGTACCAGATGATTATTTAGCCATTATTCTCTTTGATACGTCTGCTGAAATCATTTTGTACTGGATAGAAAAAGGCATGCAAGAAACACCAGAAAAAATCAGTGAAATCATTTCCGCTGCCCGTATTGTAGGACCAATAAGCCTTTTGTAAAGCGATTTAAACAAGAAAAATAATAAAAAAGCAGGGATAATTAGCTGCTTTAGGGTTATTTAAGGCTGGCAGATTGTTTCGTTGTCATAAGCCACATTAATTATCAGACAGCTCATTTTAGCTATATTTAGCGCTAAAATATCTGCTATACTAAAAAAAATTGATCGTAGGGGAGAAAAAATGAAAAATACTACCAGTGAAATTATTGGACAAAGTGATGGGCCAACAGATATTTTAGTGCCGGGGTCAAATTTTATTGTGCCCGTCATAGTTGCTGTAATTATCGCAGTTGTGGTGATCGGTTTTATGCTTTATCGGAGGAAAAAATAAGCGAATACATAAGCAAAAATTGCGCCAATAATATTTTTAAACTGTCGAAGGTTCTGCTAAAAAAGCAGGTTCGACAGTTTTTTATTTGTGTTTACCCCGTAAAATCCCGAACATTTCCGCTACATTTTGACAAAAAAATCATGAATGGGTGGAAAGTCAGTTGAAAACCTGTTAAAATGGCAAAATATTCAGATTATCGAAAAAATAAAAAGGTTGTTGTTTTCGTCGGTGAAAAAGTAAAATCGTCACAAGTTAGTGGAAAGTTTGAGGGTTTATCGTTAAAAGGGGGAATGAAATGGATAAGGTGTTAGTAAAAATTAACGATATTATTTGGGGAGCCCCCATGATTTTATTGATTTTGGGGATTGGGCTGATTTTGACGGTTGGTTGCCGTTTTATTCAGCTAAAAAAATTGCCCTTGGCGTTGAAATTCATGGTGCAAGATGAAGAGGACGGCAAAGGGGATGTTTCGAGTTTCCAAGCGTTGTGTACAGCGCTATCTGCTACTATCGGTACAGGAAATATCGTCGGAGTGGCAACAGCGATTGTTGCCGGCGGTCCTGGGGCGTTGTTTTGGTTGGAATTAGCAGGGCTTTTGGGAATGGCAACGAAATACGCAGAAGGATTACTAGCCGTGAAGTACCGCTCTTTTGATACGGACGAAAAAGCATTAGGCGGCCCTTTTTACTACATCGAAAAAGGGTTAGGAAAAAAATGGCGGCCACTTGGCAAGGCCTTTGCCTTATTTGGTATTTTAGCGGGGCTGTTAGGTATTGGTACTTTAACGCAAATTAACGGTATTACTTCTGCTGCTGAAACTTTTTTTGATCCTGATAAAAATCACAGCTTACAATTATTTGGCAACAATTATTCTTGGGCGGTAATTATTTCGGGGTTATTGGTCACAATTTGTGTCGCCGGTGTTTTAATTGGTGGGGTCAAGCGCATTGCCAAAGTTTCAGAAATTATTGTCCCGGCAATGATCGTTTTATATGTGAGTTTATGTCTGTGGCTGATTATTTTAAATGCGGACAAATTACCTGGTGTGATTATTTTGATCTTCCGCAGCGCCTTTGGTTTTGAGGCAGCTGCCGGCGGAGCATTAGGGGCGATGATGATCGCTATGCAAAAAGGAATTGCCCGGGGAATATTTTCCAATGAATCTGGTCTAGGCAGTGCGCCGATTGCCGCAGCTGCCGCGCGGACCAAAGAACCTGTGCGACAAGGCTTGGTTTCTATGACCGGTACATTTATCGATACGATTATTGTTTGTAATATGACCGGCATGGCGATTATTTTAACAGATGCATGGAAAATAGGAAAAGATGGCGCGGCAGTCACCATTTACGCCTTTAGCCAAGCGTTGCCGATCTCTGAGGCGGTTGTTTCTTTCTTGTTGATGATTTGTTTAATGTTCTTTGCTTTTACGACGATTTTGGGCTGGAATTATTATTCAGAGCGTTGTTTGGCATATCTCTTTAATACGAATAAATTTGCTAATCCTTTTAAAGTTTTATACGTGGCAGCTGTTTTTATTGGCCCCTATTTGACCGTTTCAGCGGTGTGGACACTGGCAGATATTTGTAACGGCTTGATGGCTTTTCCAAATATCATCGCGCTGATTTTTTTAAGCCCGGTGGTCGTCAAAGAAACCCGCCAATTCTTTGCCACTAAAAAAGCAGCAACACCGCTTTTGGCACCTGAACTTTCTTTGGATGAAGATTGAAATCAAGTTAAAAAAACACCTTCTTAAAGAAGAGGGTGTTTTTTTAATTGTCGGTAAAGCAAAAAAATTTCACCAGAATAAATTGTTTTATTACAGGTTGGTAAAATCAATTTTACAAATGGACCTTCCAAAAAATAAGGGAAAATTACCCAAAACTTGCGATACAATTAAAAAAATCTCCCGCTTATTTTTGCGAGCTGAGGGCAGTTTGCGTATCTTTTGGTATACTGGAAAATGTTAAGGAGGTCAGATGATGTCTGTAAAAAATCGAATGGAAAAATTCAAACAGTATGGCGAAAGCCTGCCACAAGCCAAAGTCTATTTTCGCCAAGATTGGGGCGTTTATTATTTTGATATTATGGGGAAAATGTTTGGCATGATGAGTCCTGAACAAACAGAAAAAGCCATTATCACGTTAAAGAATGATCCTGCTAAAAATGAAGAGTTACGGGAGCTTTATCCCGACGTGATCATTCCTGGATATTATGCTAATAAAAAACATTGGAATTCTATTTATTTGGCAAGTCCGGTCTTAACTGAGGATGAGATTTGCAATATGATTGCCGTTTCTTACCAGCTGGTCGTCTGTAAATTACCCAAAAAATTACAAGCACAAATTACGAAAGAAGATAAAAAATAAAAAACCTTGCTAGCAAAATGGTGCCCAGTTCCCATTAGTTAGCAAGGTTTTCTTTTAAAGATTGAATTGGAACAAGCAGTAGGCCAGATAAAAGGAAAAAAAGCTGCAAAACAGGCGGAAAACGGCACTTACTTTTGCAAATACCAAGATGTTACGATCGTTTTTTGTAGGGAAAATAATAACCATTAAAAAAAGTTCTGATAAAAGGTTAATTTTCAAATGAGGATACTGTTATTATAAAAAAAACGAAATATAAACGGATAAAGAAAAAGCGTTTTTATATTGAATTTAACTACAGGTCATTGTTGCAATGTAGAAGCGTATCAGAAGTATTTGCTGCAAAAAAGCCCGCCCAAAAATAAGTACGAAATTTTTGGTAATTTACGTCGCAAACTTTCTAAATTTCGCCTTTTTTTAAGGGCTGTCGCGTTTATTTTCTGATCAGTTACCGCTTAAAATAGTTTAAGTCAATTGCTTTTGATACTGCAAAGGAGCACAGCCAACGGTTTTTTTGAAAACATGATGGAAGGTTTTGACGTTGGCAAAGCCAGCTTTAGCCGCGACATCACTCATGGGCAACTGTTCTGTAGCTAGTAAAAACTTGGCCTGCTCGATGCGATATTCTTTCAAATACTGAGAAAAGGGCAGTCCCACCTTTTGTTTAAAAAAGCGGGAAAAGTATGTTTGACTAAAGCCCACCTGTTTAGCTGCAGCCGCTAACGTGATAGGAGAGTCAAAATTAGCTTCAACATATTCAAAAATTTGATCCAATAATTCGAGGGTTTCACGACTTTTCAGATTTTCTTTAGCAGTATTTTGTTTTACATTCGGTTTTTTCGGCAGTTGATATAAGGCATAAATAAATTGCGTCAAAAGCCCCGTCACACCATATTGCCAGCCCTCGTGCCTTGTTTCTTGACAGTCAAAAATCTCCCGCAACAGGTGATTCAGATTTTTTTGTGCCAAAAGGGGCCACTGCTGGCTATAATTGGGCGCTTCATCAAAAAGCTGGAGTAAGGTGCGATCGGAGGTGACGAGATTGTTTTGCTCATAAAAAAAACGCAGATCAAACTGAAAAACAATACGCTTACTATCCGGGGAGGCAAGAAAAAAGTGGGGCTCGCCACTGGGAAAGAAAAAAATCTCCCCTTCTGCCAATTCAAAAATCTCCCCAAAGGCCCCCAATTTCACTGTCCCTGTCAAACAATAAATCACTTCAATTTCTTTATGCCAATGGGGATAGACGATTTCCCAACCATCATTAATAAACGTCCGAAAAGGAAAAGCACTATGTAATTCCGGTATTTCAAGATACAAACTCATAATTTTCCTCCGCTTTTTAAAATTTTGGCTATCCGAATTTCTGATATTTTTTAAAACGAGCT
The DNA window shown above is from Enterococcus montenegrensis and carries:
- a CDS encoding YhgE/Pip domain-containing protein; this translates as MIKQEWRALFKNKFLLIVLGIIGLIPALYNLIFLGGLWNPYGNLDHLPVAVVNQDQPIVYQGKQLAIGKNLTTKLKQTHALDFHFVSKEQGQKGIEKGKYYMIVTIPANFSKNATTILTKQPKDMEITYQTSQGTNLTGAKMSDSAMTQIKNQVSSQVTQMYSETLLSQFGKAGTGMQSAAAGGKKLAAGTDKLNTASQTLSDNLTKLAASSLKFSDGSHTLNKSLQQYVTGAKKVDTGAKKINLGITTLAGKVPELTGGISQLTDGSKKLATGVLQYTNGVGTVTKGSKKLTRGINQFATNIPSLTTGVGQLGAGSQTLQNGLGQYTNGVQSVSDGTQQISAGLQSLASKTKQLPQQVKALNEGTKKISTSLSAVQMSVAEKNQLLNYTDSVKSYLAQVAQTLATTDLSGLENIAQVTNLVTELSNQLNSVSENVAGINQQIETTKQNLSANYQTDLATNANAIVAALATKGVTLSQEQKDLVLTTMQQQDSQTLQAANQLSIDTTPLFASLTAQKQALEKLTSGLAAVQQIPVTQIADLKTGANQLTQVSATASNGINKSVQGLYDIANQVVPGIQAIDQGTTALNKNMPTLTKSIQQLATGSEQLTQGATKLAAQGQTINQGAGNLTNGLANLQQKVPVLSGGVNQLAQGAQQLASGTERLQHQSATLTHGSNQLTAGLNQVQQKLPTLRSGVSALQNGSLQLVNGTGQLAANGGSIISGAQKLDSGAQQISTGSFQLATGEKQVQQSLGKVGSGLKEVSNQLASGADKIKEINTKKVSADAMAKPVSTIHQDFDSVANNGTAMAPYMMSVALFIGTITFNLLFDTFTPKKKPTSGIAWWASKASILGAVGIFQALMVYFVLTVFLGMTVLQPVKVILFSILVSLTFMSIVTLFNLLLGKLGSFLMLIFMIIQLASSGGTYPIELSGTFYRVINPFLPMTYSIRALREGISIGGSLLVETGLFIGLFLISNLLMIAFFTKKKKDPRTFDEEMSEV
- a CDS encoding TetR/AcrR family transcriptional regulator, producing MAEQNLKKKQTKKKIYQALIKLSKTKFIRDVTVSELCRTAAINRSTFYLHYQDIDDLILELGEGNIHFFVESVKDKKLSPSTIDLSGNQTVFIDYKDLVETIKHAENEKEVVMMLLGKHGDPHFATELKNAIRDLLSYFLQDYYPQLKSKFPNVPDDYLAIILFDTSAEIILYWIEKGMQETPEKISEIISAARIVGPISLL
- a CDS encoding alanine/glycine:cation symporter family protein; translated protein: MDKVLVKINDIIWGAPMILLILGIGLILTVGCRFIQLKKLPLALKFMVQDEEDGKGDVSSFQALCTALSATIGTGNIVGVATAIVAGGPGALFWLELAGLLGMATKYAEGLLAVKYRSFDTDEKALGGPFYYIEKGLGKKWRPLGKAFALFGILAGLLGIGTLTQINGITSAAETFFDPDKNHSLQLFGNNYSWAVIISGLLVTICVAGVLIGGVKRIAKVSEIIVPAMIVLYVSLCLWLIILNADKLPGVIILIFRSAFGFEAAAGGALGAMMIAMQKGIARGIFSNESGLGSAPIAAAAARTKEPVRQGLVSMTGTFIDTIIVCNMTGMAIILTDAWKIGKDGAAVTIYAFSQALPISEAVVSFLLMICLMFFAFTTILGWNYYSERCLAYLFNTNKFANPFKVLYVAAVFIGPYLTVSAVWTLADICNGLMAFPNIIALIFLSPVVVKETRQFFATKKAATPLLAPELSLDED
- a CDS encoding MmcQ/YjbR family DNA-binding protein — protein: MSVKNRMEKFKQYGESLPQAKVYFRQDWGVYYFDIMGKMFGMMSPEQTEKAIITLKNDPAKNEELRELYPDVIIPGYYANKKHWNSIYLASPVLTEDEICNMIAVSYQLVVCKLPKKLQAQITKEDKK
- a CDS encoding AraC family transcriptional regulator, translating into MSLYLEIPELHSAFPFRTFINDGWEIVYPHWHKEIEVIYCLTGTVKLGAFGEIFELAEGEIFFFPSGEPHFFLASPDSKRIVFQFDLRFFYEQNNLVTSDRTLLQLFDEAPNYSQQWPLLAQKNLNHLLREIFDCQETRHEGWQYGVTGLLTQFIYALYQLPKKPNVKQNTAKENLKSRETLELLDQIFEYVEANFDSPITLAAAAKQVGFSQTYFSRFFKQKVGLPFSQYLKEYRIEQAKFLLATEQLPMSDVAAKAGFANVKTFHHVFKKTVGCAPLQYQKQLT